A region from the Ursus arctos isolate Adak ecotype North America unplaced genomic scaffold, UrsArc2.0 scaffold_6, whole genome shotgun sequence genome encodes:
- the LOC113249281 gene encoding LOW QUALITY PROTEIN: olfactory receptor 4F21-like (The sequence of the model RefSeq protein was modified relative to this genomic sequence to represent the inferred CDS: deleted 1 base in 1 codon; substituted 1 base at 1 genomic stop codon) produces the protein MDGMNHSMVSEFVFLGLTNSXEIQLLLFVFSSTFYVANMMGNSFIMLSVTSDPHLHSPMYFLLANLSFIDLGVFSVTSPKMIYDLFRKHKVISSGGCITEIFFIHVIGGVEMVLLIAMAFDRYVAICKPLHYLTIMSPRTCIFFLVAAWMTGLIHSVVQLAFVVGLPFCGPNVLDSFYCDLPRFIKLACTDTYRLEFMVTANCGLISVGSFFILIISYITIILTVQKHSSAGSSKALSTLSAHITVVFLLFGPLIFFYTWPSPTIHLDKFLAIFDAVLTPFLNPVISTFRNQEMKVAMRRLCRQLVNYRTIS, from the exons ATGGATGGAATGAATCACTCCATGGTGTCAGAGTTTGTGTTCCTGGGACTCACCAACTCCTAGGAGATCCAACTTCTCCTCTTTGTGTTCTCCTCCACGTTTTATGTGGCAAACATGATGGGAAACTCCTTCATCATGCTCAGTGTGACTTCTGACCCTCACTTGCACTCTCCCATGTACTTCCTGTTGGCCAACCTTTCCTTCATTGACCTGGGAGTTTTTTCAGTCACTTCTCCCAAGATGATTTATGACCTTTTCAGAAAGCATAAAGTCATCTCCTCTGGTGGCTGCATCACtgaaatcttctttatccacgtCATTGGTGGTGTGGAGATGGTGCTGCTCATTGCCATGGCCTTTGACAGATATGTTGCCATATGTAAGCCTCTGCACTATCTGACCATCATGAGCCCAAGAACATGCATCTTCTTTTTAGTGGCTGCCTGGATGACTGGCCTTATCCACTCTGTGGTTCAACTGGCTTTTGTGGTAGGCTTACCCTTCTGTGGTCCTAATGTATTGGACAGCTTTTACTGTGACCTTCCTCGGTTCATCAAACTTGCCTGCACAGACACCTACCGACTAGAGTTTATGGTCACAGCCAATTGTGGACTCATCTCTGTTGGCTCCTTCTTCATACTGATCATTTCCTACATCACCATCATTCTCACTGTTCAGAAACACTCTTCAGCTGGTTCATCCAAGGCTCTGTCCACACTGTCAGCTCACATCACTGTGGTATTCTTGCTCTTTggtcctttgatt tttttttatacatggCCAAGTCCCACTATACACCTGGATAAGTTTCTGGCCATCTTTGATGCTGTTCTCACTCCTTTCCTGAATCCGGTCATCTCTACATTCAGGAATCAAGAAATGAAGGTGGCAATGAGGAGGCTATGCAGACAGCTAGTAAATTACAGGACGATCTCTTAA